From a single Sinomonas atrocyanea genomic region:
- a CDS encoding shikimate dehydrogenase, with amino-acid sequence MPVTVARAAVLGHPIGHSKSPALHRAAYRVLGIDMEYGAFDLTEDQLPAFAARVRREPGWRGLSVTMPLKAAFVPLVDRVEGLAAELGVLNTVVVEDSAAGPVLVGHNTDVLGITESFRHAGLDAVSDPVVVGAGNTALASVAALARLGARRVEFLARDASRAGEAAALAARLGLQVAVSPLEGGAARLAAADAVVSTLPPRAADGLAAELTAVPTDDGAAHVLLDVAYDPWPSRLAAAWQARGGLVLHGLEMLVYQAVEQIVLFTGREDARSQAVIDVMCASVGAPQHTA; translated from the coding sequence GTGCCAGTGACCGTGGCCCGCGCCGCCGTCCTCGGCCACCCCATCGGGCACTCGAAGTCCCCGGCCCTGCACCGCGCCGCCTACCGGGTGCTGGGCATCGACATGGAGTACGGCGCCTTCGACCTCACCGAGGACCAGCTCCCGGCCTTCGCCGCCCGCGTGCGGCGGGAGCCCGGATGGCGGGGCCTGTCGGTCACGATGCCGCTCAAGGCCGCGTTCGTGCCGCTCGTGGACCGCGTCGAGGGCCTCGCGGCCGAGCTCGGCGTGCTCAACACGGTGGTGGTCGAGGACTCGGCCGCCGGCCCAGTCCTCGTAGGGCACAACACGGACGTCCTCGGCATCACCGAGTCGTTCCGGCACGCGGGACTGGATGCCGTGAGCGATCCCGTGGTCGTCGGTGCCGGGAACACGGCCCTGGCGTCCGTCGCCGCCCTGGCGAGGCTCGGCGCCCGCCGCGTCGAGTTCCTCGCGCGTGATGCGTCACGGGCCGGGGAGGCCGCCGCGCTGGCTGCCAGGCTCGGCCTGCAGGTGGCCGTCTCGCCGCTCGAAGGGGGAGCCGCCCGGCTCGCCGCGGCAGATGCCGTCGTCAGCACCCTGCCGCCGCGCGCCGCCGACGGGCTCGCCGCGGAGCTGACTGCCGTGCCGACGGACGACGGCGCCGCGCACGTCCTGCTCGACGTCGCCTACGATCCGTGGCCCAGCCGGCTGGCCGCCGCGTGGCAGGCGCGGGGAGGCCTCGTGCTGCACGGGCTCGAGATGCTCGTCTACCAGGCCGTCGAGCAGATCGTGCTGTTCACCGGGCGGGAGGACGCCCGGTCGCAGGCCGTCATAGATGTGATGTGCGCCTCAGTGGGCGCACCCCAGCACACGGCATAG
- the mltG gene encoding endolytic transglycosylase MltG: MDPQDNTTPAVPDRPLTRREIRERERARQEEQQRMLAPQRRASTSPPSAFPRTAAASDGTSPPADSAPQRGPAASWETVPSQVRPPQSGRPSTPAATSEDRAAPSPDGGGPRAGTPHGRRRARSFETADAAVPPTSATMGWGAYPPSSGPHAPAYSPPSAIPSAESGAPSVLPAPVPAARPAADASLHHLPSEGGAAPSGTGDPAATSYLPAVPEAQPATRLVDRVSAPSEDAPIRRNVFPAAAQAFTRGAAAPAVLEPEPAPAEPAGHPAWDGAHSLGVHDDAHDADFLDAAEHGHHGLAVDDHPLDIALPLDAGHGVFGEPVAPKPSRRSRRFRVVIGLTLALGLFVGAALIGVQFLKPLLGIDQVKDFPGPGSGSVVVTVQPGSGPAAVASTLQQQDVIADAGTFLKAFAAAGGDLHPGDYTFKKEMKASDAAAILAGSDSAKVIYFALSAGMRVGDSLDAIAKAASVDRKDLDALNSKPGDFGLPAKAKSLEGYLAPGEYRFPVGTSAKDILAKLVSTTVDELKQDGITDPDQQYQVLTVASIVQAEGGQADYGNVAGAIENRLKPNDQTNGLIQSDATVTYGLGTKTVQLTEAQKQDASNPYNTYVHPGLPPGPIGSPGSKAVAAAAHPTPNDYLYWVTVNLDTGETKFAKTYAEHQGYVAQYEQWCTANPGKCQ; encoded by the coding sequence ATGGACCCCCAGGACAACACGACCCCGGCCGTGCCTGACCGGCCCTTGACCCGCCGCGAGATCCGTGAGCGTGAGCGCGCCCGTCAGGAGGAGCAGCAGCGCATGCTCGCCCCGCAGCGGCGCGCCTCGACGTCCCCTCCGTCCGCCTTCCCCCGGACCGCTGCCGCCTCCGACGGGACGTCGCCGCCCGCGGATTCCGCACCCCAGCGCGGCCCGGCCGCGTCGTGGGAGACCGTGCCCTCCCAGGTCCGCCCGCCGCAGTCCGGCCGACCGTCCACGCCAGCCGCGACCTCCGAGGACCGCGCTGCCCCCTCTCCGGACGGCGGCGGTCCCCGCGCGGGGACCCCCCACGGGCGCCGTCGCGCCCGCTCCTTCGAGACGGCGGACGCGGCCGTCCCGCCCACCTCCGCGACGATGGGCTGGGGCGCCTACCCGCCGTCGTCCGGCCCGCACGCGCCCGCCTACTCCCCGCCCTCTGCGATCCCCTCCGCCGAGTCGGGCGCCCCCTCGGTGCTGCCAGCACCCGTTCCGGCGGCACGCCCCGCAGCGGATGCCTCCCTGCACCACCTCCCGTCCGAAGGCGGAGCTGCGCCCTCCGGCACGGGCGACCCGGCGGCGACGTCGTATCTCCCCGCCGTGCCCGAGGCCCAGCCCGCCACGAGGCTCGTGGACCGGGTCTCGGCGCCGTCCGAGGACGCACCGATCCGCCGCAACGTCTTCCCGGCCGCCGCTCAGGCCTTCACCCGCGGCGCGGCGGCCCCCGCCGTCCTCGAACCGGAGCCCGCACCCGCCGAGCCGGCCGGCCATCCTGCCTGGGACGGTGCACACTCCCTGGGCGTGCACGACGACGCCCACGACGCAGACTTCCTCGACGCGGCTGAGCACGGGCACCACGGCCTGGCCGTCGACGACCACCCGCTCGACATCGCCCTGCCGCTCGACGCGGGCCACGGAGTCTTCGGCGAGCCGGTCGCGCCCAAGCCCTCCCGGCGGTCCCGCCGCTTCAGGGTCGTCATCGGGCTCACCCTCGCCCTGGGCCTCTTCGTCGGAGCGGCCCTGATCGGGGTCCAGTTCCTCAAGCCGCTCCTGGGCATCGACCAGGTCAAGGACTTCCCCGGCCCGGGCTCGGGCTCGGTCGTGGTGACCGTCCAGCCCGGCTCCGGGCCTGCCGCCGTGGCCAGCACCCTCCAGCAGCAGGACGTGATCGCCGACGCGGGCACCTTCCTCAAGGCCTTTGCGGCGGCGGGCGGCGATCTCCACCCCGGTGACTACACGTTCAAGAAGGAGATGAAGGCCTCGGACGCGGCGGCGATCCTGGCCGGCTCGGACAGTGCGAAGGTGATCTACTTCGCCCTGAGCGCGGGGATGCGGGTGGGTGACTCGCTCGATGCGATCGCGAAGGCTGCCTCGGTGGACCGCAAGGACCTCGATGCGCTCAACTCCAAGCCGGGGGACTTCGGGCTGCCGGCGAAGGCGAAGAGCCTGGAGGGCTACCTGGCGCCGGGGGAGTACCGGTTCCCGGTGGGGACCTCGGCCAAGGACATCCTGGCCAAGCTGGTCTCGACCACGGTGGACGAGCTCAAGCAGGACGGCATCACCGACCCGGACCAGCAGTACCAGGTCCTGACGGTGGCGAGCATCGTGCAGGCCGAGGGCGGGCAGGCGGACTACGGGAACGTGGCCGGGGCGATCGAGAACCGGCTCAAGCCCAACGACCAGACCAACGGGCTGATCCAGTCGGATGCGACGGTGACGTACGGGCTGGGCACGAAGACCGTGCAGCTGACCGAGGCGCAGAAGCAGGACGCGTCCAACCCGTACAACACGTACGTCCATCCGGGCCTCCCGCCTGGGCCGATCGGCTCGCCGGGGTCCAAGGCCGTGGCCGCGGCGGCGCACCCGACCCCGAACGACTACCTGTACTGGGTCACGGTCAACCTCGACACGGGGGAGACGAAGTTCGCCAAGACCTACGCCGAGCACCAGGGCTACGTGGCCCAGTACGAGCAGTGGTGCACCGCCAACCCGGGCAAGTGCCAGTGA
- the ruvX gene encoding Holliday junction resolvase RuvX produces the protein MTAPHHPERPFPRGVRLAADVGTVRVGVAVCDPDGILPTPLKTLSRDPKRNSDIAVLAKEAAARGAVEVFVGLPRTLAGRETQSAALARSFAERLAVALDAAGTACGVRLVDERFSTVEAERSLRAAGMDAREQRRVVDQMAAVGILQHALDLIRGRGEAGDPVGVPEVRTGEIRSDDSDVRG, from the coding sequence ATGACTGCCCCCCATCACCCGGAACGACCCTTCCCGCGCGGCGTGCGGCTCGCCGCGGACGTGGGAACCGTGCGTGTCGGAGTCGCCGTGTGCGACCCCGACGGCATCCTCCCCACCCCGCTCAAGACCCTGTCCCGGGATCCCAAGCGCAACAGCGACATCGCCGTCCTCGCCAAGGAGGCCGCCGCCCGCGGCGCGGTCGAGGTGTTCGTCGGCCTGCCGCGGACGCTCGCGGGCCGGGAGACCCAGTCCGCGGCACTCGCGAGGTCCTTCGCCGAGCGACTGGCCGTCGCCCTCGACGCGGCTGGGACCGCCTGCGGCGTGCGGCTCGTGGACGAGAGGTTCAGCACCGTCGAGGCGGAGCGCAGCCTGCGGGCGGCCGGCATGGACGCCCGCGAGCAACGTAGAGTGGTGGACCAGATGGCGGCGGTCGGTATACTCCAGCACGCGCTGGACCTGATCCGTGGCCGCGGTGAGGCCGGCGACCCTGTGGGTGTCCCGGAGGTGCGGACTGGGGAGATCCGCAGCGACGACTCGGATGTGAGAGGCTAG
- the alaS gene encoding alanine--tRNA ligase gives MKSHEITRRWIDYFVSKGHTAVPSASLVSSDPSLLFTVAGMVPFIPYLTAREEPPFPRATSVQKCIRTGDIEEVGKTARHGTFFQMCGNFSFGDYFKEDAIRFAFDLLTKGVDDGGYGLPAEKLWVTVYEDDDEAANLWLAHTSIPAERIQRMGKSDNYWSTGQPGPAGPCSEIYYDRGPAYGIEGGPAADDNRYIEIWNLVFMQYQIENVRSKVDFDIVGELPKKNIDTGLGMERLAMILQGVENMYETDQVRPVIDKAAELSGKEYTSAEAADDPHHADDVRMRVVADHVRSALMLIADGVTPSNEGRGYVLRRLIRRAVRAMRLLGVDRPVLPALLPASRDAMKGVYPQVEKDFDRISRIAYGEEKAFLRTIAAGTARLDEAVKASKSAGSPLSGEEAFTLHDTYGFPIDLTLEMAEEAGVSVDETAFRALMEDQRQRARKDAKEKKSGHADLTLFQELHAAGDTVFTGYTELGGESRIRGLVAGGSRVDRASAGEEVEIVLEETPFYAEAGGQAADRGLISADGVLVEVLDVQRPIKGLSVHKAIVREGELSADALVRTAVDRERRHGAEQAHTATHLVHAALRQILGPEAVQRGSFNKAGYLRFDFAWGEQLSGAARSEIEEVANLAIRDNFSVNTAEMPLAEARAAGAMALFGENYGSRVRVVEINGPWSMELCGGTHVGTTALIGSLTLLGEQSVGSGNRRVEAYVGLDAFRHQAAERALVSELSEMFKVPSAQLTDRISATLEKLKTAEKELERLRKEKLAASAAALVGSAKDVAGVRLITHDAGELGSADELRALALDLRARLGSGPAAVAVAGVAKGRPAVLVATNEEARAAGVKAGALVRTAAGILGGGGGGKDDVAQGGGTDPSKIVEALGAVATAVAQR, from the coding sequence ATGAAGTCGCACGAGATCACCCGACGCTGGATCGACTACTTCGTCAGCAAGGGACACACGGCGGTGCCCTCGGCATCGCTCGTCTCGAGCGACCCCTCCCTGCTGTTCACGGTGGCGGGCATGGTCCCCTTCATCCCGTACCTCACCGCCCGCGAGGAGCCGCCCTTCCCGCGCGCGACCAGCGTCCAGAAGTGCATCCGCACCGGGGACATCGAGGAGGTCGGCAAGACCGCCCGCCACGGCACGTTCTTCCAGATGTGCGGCAACTTCTCCTTCGGTGACTACTTCAAGGAGGACGCGATCCGCTTCGCGTTCGACCTCCTGACGAAGGGCGTCGACGACGGCGGCTACGGCCTGCCCGCCGAGAAGCTGTGGGTCACCGTCTACGAGGACGACGACGAGGCGGCCAACCTCTGGCTGGCGCACACCTCGATTCCCGCCGAGCGCATCCAGCGCATGGGCAAGAGCGACAACTACTGGTCCACCGGCCAGCCCGGCCCCGCCGGGCCCTGCTCCGAGATCTACTACGACCGTGGCCCCGCCTACGGCATCGAGGGCGGCCCCGCCGCGGACGACAACCGGTACATCGAGATCTGGAACCTCGTGTTCATGCAGTACCAGATCGAGAACGTGCGCTCGAAGGTCGACTTCGACATCGTCGGAGAGCTGCCCAAGAAGAACATCGACACCGGCCTGGGCATGGAACGCCTCGCGATGATCCTCCAGGGCGTCGAGAACATGTACGAGACCGACCAGGTCCGCCCCGTGATCGACAAGGCGGCCGAGCTCTCGGGCAAGGAGTACACCTCCGCCGAGGCCGCCGACGATCCGCACCACGCCGACGACGTCCGCATGCGCGTCGTCGCCGACCACGTCCGCAGCGCGCTCATGCTCATCGCCGACGGGGTGACGCCCTCGAACGAGGGCCGTGGCTACGTGCTGCGCCGCCTCATCCGGCGCGCTGTCCGCGCGATGCGCCTCCTCGGCGTCGACAGGCCCGTGCTCCCTGCGCTCCTGCCGGCCTCCCGCGATGCCATGAAGGGCGTCTACCCGCAGGTCGAGAAGGACTTCGACCGCATCAGCCGGATCGCGTACGGCGAGGAGAAGGCGTTCCTGCGCACGATTGCCGCCGGCACCGCGCGCCTCGACGAGGCCGTGAAGGCCTCGAAGTCGGCTGGCTCGCCCCTCTCCGGCGAGGAGGCCTTCACGCTCCATGACACCTACGGCTTCCCCATCGACCTGACCCTCGAGATGGCCGAGGAGGCCGGGGTCTCCGTCGACGAGACCGCCTTCCGGGCGCTCATGGAAGACCAGCGCCAGCGCGCCCGCAAGGACGCCAAGGAGAAGAAGTCCGGCCACGCCGACCTGACGCTGTTCCAGGAGCTGCACGCCGCCGGGGACACCGTCTTCACCGGCTACACGGAACTCGGCGGCGAGTCCCGGATCCGCGGCCTCGTCGCCGGCGGCTCCCGCGTGGACCGCGCGTCGGCGGGCGAGGAAGTGGAGATCGTCCTCGAGGAGACCCCGTTCTACGCCGAGGCGGGCGGCCAGGCGGCCGACCGTGGCCTCATCAGCGCCGACGGCGTCCTCGTCGAGGTGCTCGACGTCCAGCGCCCGATCAAGGGCCTGTCGGTCCACAAGGCGATCGTGCGGGAGGGCGAGCTGAGCGCCGACGCCCTGGTGCGCACCGCCGTCGACCGCGAACGGCGCCACGGCGCCGAGCAGGCGCACACCGCAACGCACCTCGTGCACGCCGCCCTGCGCCAGATCCTCGGCCCGGAGGCGGTCCAGCGCGGCTCGTTCAACAAGGCCGGCTACCTCCGCTTCGACTTCGCCTGGGGCGAGCAGCTCTCCGGCGCGGCCAGGAGCGAGATCGAAGAGGTGGCCAACCTCGCGATCCGCGACAACTTCTCCGTCAACACCGCCGAGATGCCGCTCGCCGAGGCGAGGGCGGCGGGGGCCATGGCCCTGTTCGGCGAGAACTACGGCTCCCGCGTGCGCGTGGTCGAGATCAACGGTCCGTGGTCGATGGAGCTGTGCGGCGGCACCCACGTCGGCACCACCGCGCTCATCGGCAGCCTGACGCTGCTCGGCGAGCAGTCGGTCGGCTCGGGCAACCGCCGCGTGGAGGCCTACGTGGGCCTCGACGCGTTCCGCCACCAGGCGGCGGAGCGGGCGCTCGTGTCCGAGCTCAGCGAGATGTTCAAGGTGCCCTCGGCGCAGCTCACCGACCGCATCTCCGCGACGCTCGAGAAGCTCAAGACGGCCGAGAAGGAGCTCGAGCGGCTCCGCAAGGAGAAGCTCGCCGCCTCCGCGGCCGCCCTCGTGGGCAGCGCGAAGGACGTCGCCGGGGTCCGCCTCATCACGCACGACGCCGGCGAGCTCGGCTCCGCGGACGAGCTGCGGGCGCTCGCGCTCGACCTCCGCGCCCGCCTCGGCTCCGGGCCGGCCGCCGTCGCGGTGGCCGGCGTCGCGAAGGGCCGCCCCGCGGTCCTCGTCGCCACCAACGAGGAGGCACGTGCTGCCGGCGTCAAGGCAGGTGCCCTCGTGCGCACCGCCGCCGGGATCCTCGGAGGAGGCGGCGGCGGGAAGGACGACGTGGCCCAGGGCGGCGGGACCGACCCGTCGAAGATCGTCGAGGCGCTGGGCGCGGTCGCGACCGCGGTCGCCCAGCGCTAG
- a CDS encoding DUF948 domain-containing protein yields MSGGDIAGLIAAGVFAVLVALLAVPILKLGRVLDELRASIRTLADGATPLMDEVTMTVSTTHEQLKKVDGIASNVSDTTANVSALSSLVAATVGSPLVKVAAFSYGVRSAFAQRQRTPRASGRRSR; encoded by the coding sequence GTGTCCGGAGGGGACATCGCAGGACTCATCGCAGCAGGCGTCTTCGCCGTGCTCGTGGCCCTGCTGGCCGTGCCGATCCTGAAGCTCGGGCGCGTGCTCGACGAGCTCCGCGCCTCGATCCGCACCCTCGCCGACGGCGCCACCCCCCTGATGGACGAGGTCACGATGACCGTCTCCACCACGCACGAGCAGCTCAAGAAGGTCGACGGGATCGCCTCCAACGTCTCCGACACCACCGCGAACGTCTCGGCGCTCTCCTCGCTCGTCGCGGCCACGGTCGGCTCGCCGCTCGTGAAGGTGGCCGCCTTCTCCTACGGCGTCCGCTCGGCCTTCGCCCAGCGGCAGAGGACGCCCCGCGCCTCCGGCCGCCGCAGCCGCTGA
- the rpsD gene encoding 30S ribosomal protein S4, with amino-acid sequence MSSTRARRQTRLSRSLGLALTPKAAKYMERRPYGPGEHGRARKKQDSDYAVRLREKQRLRAQYGIREAQMTRAFEEAKRTKGLTGENLIELLEMRLDALVLRAGFARTIAQARQLVVHRHITVDGARVDRPSFRVAEGQLIGVHQRSETMTPFQVAAAGAHRDVLPAVPGYLDVKLEALQARLVRRPKRTEIPVTCEEQLVVEYYAR; translated from the coding sequence GTGTCGAGCACTCGTGCCCGCCGTCAGACGCGCCTCTCGCGCTCTCTCGGCCTCGCCCTCACCCCCAAGGCCGCCAAGTACATGGAGCGCCGCCCGTACGGCCCCGGTGAGCACGGCCGCGCCCGCAAGAAGCAGGACTCGGACTACGCGGTCCGCCTCCGCGAGAAGCAGCGCCTCCGCGCCCAGTACGGCATCCGCGAGGCGCAGATGACGCGCGCCTTCGAGGAGGCCAAGCGCACCAAGGGCCTCACCGGTGAGAACCTCATCGAGCTCCTCGAGATGCGCCTCGACGCCCTCGTGCTCCGCGCCGGGTTCGCCCGCACGATCGCCCAGGCCCGCCAGCTGGTCGTGCACCGCCACATCACCGTCGACGGTGCTCGCGTGGACCGCCCGTCCTTCCGCGTCGCCGAGGGCCAGCTCATCGGCGTCCACCAGCGCTCCGAGACGATGACGCCGTTCCAGGTCGCCGCTGCCGGCGCCCACCGCGACGTCCTGCCCGCCGTCCCCGGCTACCTCGACGTCAAGCTCGAGGCCCTCCAGGCCCGCCTGGTGCGCCGCCCCAAGCGGACCGAGATCCCGGTGACCTGCGAAGAGCAGCTCGTCGTCGAGTACTACGCCCGCTGA
- a CDS encoding replication-associated recombination protein A → MEDLFGSSDGGYADGGEEGAPSAASDARAAKAARDAQRSPLAVRMRPRTLDEVVGQQHLLGEASPLRQLAEGAAAGGSVTGPSSVILWGPPGTGKTTLAHVIARGPGRKFVELSAITAGVKDVRRVMDEALTARDLHRTTTVLFLDEIHRFTKAQQDALLPGVENRWVVLVAATTENPSFSVVSPLLSRSLLLTLRPLTDQDIRGLVERAAADPRGLGGAVRLADDAADHLVRLAGGDARRALTALEAAAAVALGQARDDGQDPAEPVTVEVAHTEKAVDAHAVRYDRAGDMHYDVVSAFIKSIRGSDVDAALHYLARMVEAGEDPRFIARRIVISAAEDIGMADPTALQTAVAAAQAVQLIGMPEGRIVLAEAVVHLATAPKSNAAYMGINAAIADVRAGLGTGIPPHLRDAHYAGAERLGHGKGYRYAHDAPHSVARQQYPPDDLVGKDYYVPTANGAERELQARVERLRGIVRGS, encoded by the coding sequence ATGGAAGATCTGTTCGGTTCCAGCGACGGCGGCTACGCGGACGGCGGCGAGGAGGGCGCGCCGTCGGCCGCCTCTGACGCGCGCGCCGCGAAGGCGGCCCGGGACGCCCAGCGCAGCCCGCTCGCCGTCCGCATGCGTCCGCGCACCCTCGACGAGGTCGTCGGGCAGCAGCATCTGCTGGGGGAGGCGTCCCCGCTGCGCCAGCTCGCCGAGGGCGCCGCCGCCGGCGGCTCCGTGACCGGACCGAGCTCGGTGATCCTCTGGGGCCCTCCCGGGACCGGCAAGACGACGCTGGCCCACGTGATCGCCCGCGGTCCGGGCCGCAAGTTCGTCGAGCTGTCCGCGATCACGGCCGGCGTCAAGGACGTCCGCCGCGTCATGGACGAGGCGCTGACCGCCCGCGACCTGCACCGCACCACGACCGTGCTGTTCCTGGACGAGATCCACCGGTTCACGAAGGCGCAGCAGGACGCGCTCCTCCCCGGCGTCGAGAACCGCTGGGTCGTCCTCGTCGCGGCGACCACGGAGAATCCGTCGTTCTCGGTGGTCTCGCCGCTGCTCTCCCGCTCCCTCCTGCTCACGCTCAGGCCCCTCACGGACCAGGACATCCGCGGCCTCGTGGAGCGGGCGGCGGCGGACCCGCGCGGCCTCGGCGGCGCGGTGCGGCTCGCGGACGACGCCGCGGACCACCTCGTGCGCCTGGCCGGCGGCGACGCCCGCCGCGCCCTGACCGCGCTCGAGGCGGCGGCCGCCGTCGCGCTCGGGCAGGCGCGTGACGACGGGCAGGACCCCGCCGAACCGGTCACCGTCGAGGTGGCCCACACGGAGAAGGCGGTCGATGCCCACGCCGTCCGGTACGACCGCGCCGGAGACATGCACTACGACGTGGTGAGCGCGTTCATCAAGTCGATCCGCGGATCCGACGTGGATGCGGCGCTGCACTACCTGGCACGGATGGTGGAGGCGGGGGAGGACCCGCGCTTCATCGCGCGCCGGATCGTCATCTCCGCCGCCGAGGACATCGGGATGGCGGACCCCACCGCGCTCCAGACGGCGGTCGCCGCGGCCCAGGCGGTCCAGCTCATCGGCATGCCGGAGGGGCGGATCGTGCTCGCGGAGGCCGTGGTGCACCTCGCCACGGCCCCGAAGTCCAATGCCGCCTACATGGGGATCAACGCCGCCATCGCAGACGTGCGGGCCGGCCTCGGGACCGGCATCCCGCCGCATCTGCGCGACGCCCACTACGCCGGCGCCGAGCGGCTCGGCCACGGCAAGGGCTACCGGTACGCGCACGATGCGCCGCACTCGGTGGCCCGCCAGCAGTACCCGCCGGACGACCTGGTGGGCAAGGACTACTACGTGCCCACGGCCAACGGCGCCGAGCGCGAGCTGCAGGCCCGCGTCGAGCGCCTGCGCGGAATCGTCCGCGGCAGCTGA